In a genomic window of Rhododendron vialii isolate Sample 1 chromosome 12a, ASM3025357v1:
- the LOC131310486 gene encoding F-box/FBD/LRR-repeat protein At1g13570-like isoform X1, protein MLKPPPGFEGFPRLISLNFDDVVIADDVLSNLISNCPLLEKLFLYSSTSSHSLEVVGPNLKCVCCDGHFRSICFTNTSCLANVGIYLEAARKELFCSEEEISSSVVLLESVPVIESLGLDFCYVKGLAASGLPTRLPTTLNNLKDITLYDICFGKRDEVSILMCLIRSSPNLEEITVEAFPSGTSDIPIDLDFMEVHGCLDVSLNKLREVDMKNVSGTKAELEFIKLLLAKSPILETMLIELNSSLSLVAKLRIVKVLTRLRRASPQAEMNLVSRDED, encoded by the exons ATGCTTAAACCTCCTCCTGGATTTGAAGGATTTCCCAGGCTCATTTCCCTCAATTTTGATGACGTTGTCATTGCTGATGACGTACTTTCAAATCTGATCTCCAATTGCCCACTACTTGAAAAGCTGTTTCTTTATAGCTCCACCAGTTCACATTCCCTCGAAGTTGTTGGTCCAAATCTTAAATGTGTGTGCTGTGACGGCCATTTCAGATCTATTTGTTTCACAAATACTTCTTGTCTTGCAAACGTCGGAATATATTTGGAAGCAGCGAGGAAGGAGTTATTCTGTAGCGAAGAAGAAATATCTAGCTCTGTCGTGCTTCTTGAGAGTGTACCTGTAATTGAGTCTCTGGGATTGGACTTTTGCTATGTTAAG GGCTTAGCTGCATCTGGTTTACCAACAAGGCTTCCAACAACTTTGAACAACCTTAAAGATATCACGTTGTATGATATTTGTTTTGGGAAACGAGATGAGGTCTCCATTCTTATGTGCTTAATCAGAAGCTCTCCGAACTTGGAAGAAATTACTGTTGAA GCATTTCCCAGTGGGACTTCTGATATTCCTATTGATCTAGATTTTATGGAAGTGCATGGCTGTTTGGATGTCTCTTTGAATAAACTTCGCGAAGTGGATATGAAAAATGTCTCTGGCACAAAGGCTGAATTGGAATTTATCAAGCTTCTGCTAGCCAAGTCACCGATACTAGAGACGATGCTTATAGAGCTGAACTCATCACTTAGTCTTGTTGCTAAATTGCGGATTGTGAAAGTATTGACAAGACTTCGACGTGCATCACCCCAAGCAGAAATGAACTTGGTATCAAGAGATGAAGATTGA
- the LOC131310486 gene encoding F-box/FBD/LRR-repeat protein At1g13570-like isoform X3, with the protein MNICDSNSDIISHVPGNILENILMCLPLQDAARTSLLSRKWRYVWSKLPQLVFDDKFYRHVYGTKHAKLLMIIYQVLLFHRGPIIKFTLTLSGLENCSEIDQLIRFVSSNDIQDFALHIWQRELYKLPSSLYSCLQLRHLNLSSCMIKPPPGFEGFTRLISLDLCDVVIADDVLSSLISNCPLLEDLTLHSSTGSHSLEVVGPNLIFVRCDGHFRSICFTNTSRLEDVCIYLIGERAELRCSEEDISISVMLLDSVPVIESLGLDFC; encoded by the coding sequence ATGAATATATGCGACTCAAATTCAGACATAATTAGTCATGTTCCCGGCAATATACTAGAAAATATCTTAATGTGTTTGCCTCTACAAGATGCAGCGAGGACAAGTCTTTTGTCAAGGAAATGGAGATATGTGTGGTCAAAACTTCCTCAACTGGTATTTGATGACAAGTTCTACAGACATGTGTACGGAACAAAGCATGCTAAACTTTTGATGATTATTTATCAAGTTCTGTTATTTCACCGTGGACCAATAATCAAGTTCACTCTTACCTTATCTGGACTGGAAAATTGTTCTGAGATCGACCAGTTAATACGTTTTGTTTCAAGCAATGATATCCAGGACTTCGCCCTTCACATTTGGCAGAGGGAACTTTATAAGTTGCCATCATCGCTATATTCATGTTTGCAACTTAGGCATTTGAATCTCAGTTCTTGTATGATTAAACCTCCTCCTGGATTTGAAGGATTTACCAGGCTCATTTCCCTTGATCTTTGTGACGTTGTCATTGCTGATGACGTACTTTCAAGTTTGATCTCCAATTGCCCACTACTTGAAGACCTGACACTGCATAGCTCCACCGGTTCACATTCCCTCGAAGTTGTTGGTCCAAATCTTATATTTGTGCGCTGTGATGGCCATTTCAGATCTATTTGTTTCACAAATACTTCTCGGCTTGAAGACGTCTGTATATACTTGATAGGAGAGAGAGCGGAGCTACGCTGTAGCGAAGAAGATATATCTATCTCTGTCATGCTTCTTGATAGTGTACCTGTAATTGAGTCTCTGGGATTGGACTTTTGCTAG
- the LOC131310486 gene encoding F-box/FBD/LRR-repeat protein At1g13570-like isoform X2, with translation MLKPPPGFEGFPRLISLNFDDVVIADDVLSNLISNCPLLEKLFLYSSTSSHSLEVVGPNLKCVCCDGHFRSICFTNTSCLANVGIYLEAARKELFCSEEEISSSVVLLESVPVIESLGLDFCYVKGIAASGLPTILNNLKKIWLYDICFGEQDEVSILICLIRSSPNLEEVSIRAFPDETYPIPKELDLSGVHGFSDVSPNQLRRVDMKHISGTVTELEFIKLLLAKSPMLETMLIEVDYSRSLVSRFRIVQELTRLRRASPRAEMNVS, from the exons ATGCTTAAACCTCCTCCTGGATTTGAAGGATTTCCCAGGCTCATTTCCCTCAATTTTGATGACGTTGTCATTGCTGATGACGTACTTTCAAATCTGATCTCCAATTGCCCACTACTTGAAAAGCTGTTTCTTTATAGCTCCACCAGTTCACATTCCCTCGAAGTTGTTGGTCCAAATCTTAAATGTGTGTGCTGTGACGGCCATTTCAGATCTATTTGTTTCACAAATACTTCTTGTCTTGCAAACGTCGGAATATATTTGGAAGCAGCGAGGAAGGAGTTATTCTGTAGCGAAGAAGAAATATCTAGCTCTGTCGTGCTTCTTGAGAGTGTACCTGTAATTGAGTCTCTGGGATTGGACTTTTGCTATGTTAAG GGCATAGCTGCATCTGGTTTACCAACTATTTTGAACAACCTCAAAAAAATCTGGTTGTATGATATCTGTTTCGGGGAACAAGATGAGGTCTCCATTCTTATTTGCTTAATTCGAAGCTCCCCGAACTTGGAAGAAGTTAGTATTCGG GCATTTCCCGATGAGACTTATCCTATTCCTAAAGAGCTAGATTTGTCGGGAGTGCATGGCTTTTCGGATGTCTCTCCGAATCAACTTCGCAGAGTGGATATGAAACATATCTCTGGCACAGTGACCGAATTGGAGTTTATCAAGCTTTTGTTAGCCAAGTCACCGATGCTGGAGACAATGCTTATCGAGGTTGACTACTCACGTAGTCTTGTTTCTAGATTCCGGATTGTGCAAGAATTGACAAGACTTCGGCGTGCATCGCCTCGAGCAGAAATGAACGTATCATGA
- the LOC131309385 gene encoding F-box/FBD/LRR-repeat protein At1g13570-like, whose product MGNGNVPAMQVRNLMDTALKPVSCVLVRMLVCNRFLESNLSADHLADCPCSAKSNGVTKCFQKPLQSTNLTTEMQIICRRFIRVIEIVYFDVIDLLVLSPFKDYRTKMNTCDSNSDIISLVPGNIRENIIMCLPIQDAVRTSLLSRKWRYVWSKLPQLVFDDKFYRHVYGTTNAELLMIDQLIRFVSNNDIQDFALHIWQGVYKLPSSLYSCLQLRHLKLHSCILKPPPGFEGFARLISLDLCDVAIADDILSSLISNCPLLEDLRLQSSNSLHSLEVAGPNLRKVLCEGHFRSICFTNTSRLANVEIYLNEYRKELFCGKEETPNSGIAASSVPTRLPTTLNNLKHITLNEICFGERDEVSVLICLIRSSPNLEKITIEAFPGATSAIPIDLDFSEAMLIELNSSHVDADELRIVKELTRLRCASPQAEMNIVSRDDQD is encoded by the exons ATGGGAAATGGAAATGTGCCCGCTATGCAGGTCAGAAATCTGATGGATACTGCTTTGAAACCGGTTTCTTGTGTGCTTGTACGGATGCTTGTATGTAATCGGTTTCTTGAATCCAATCTGAGTGCCGACCATTTGGCCGATTGCCcttgttccgctaag TCGAACGGAGTAACAAAGTGTTTTCAAAAGCCTCTGCAATCCACCAACCTGACTACGGAAATGCA AATTATATGTAGGAGGTTTATTAGGGTTATTGAAATAGTTTATTTTGATGTTATCGATCTGTTAGTTCTTTCTCCT TTCAAGGATTACCGGACAAAAATGAATACATGCGACTCAAATTCAGACATAATTAGTCTTGTTCCAGGCAATATACGAGAAAATATCATAATGTGTTTGCCTATACAAGATGCAGTGAGGACAAGTCTTTTGTCAAGGAAATGGAGATATGTGTGGTCAAAACTTCCTCAACTGGTATTTGATGACAAGTTCTACAGACATGTGTACGGTACAACGAATGCTGAACTGTTGATG ATCGATCAGTTGATACGATTTGTTTCAAACAATGATATCCAGGACTTCGCCCTTCACATTTGGCAGGGGGTATATAAGTTGCCATCATCGCTATATTCATGTTTGCAACTGAGGCATTTGAAACTCCATTCTTGTATCCTTAAACCCCCTCCTGGATTTGAAGGATTTGCCAGGCTCATTTCCCTTGATCTTTGTGACGTTGCCATTGCTGATGACATACTTTCAAGTCTGATCTCCAATTGCCCACTACTTGAAGACCTAAGACTTCAGAGCTCCAACAGTTTACATTCCCTTGAAGTTGCTGGTCCAAATCTTAGAAAAGTACTCTGTGAGGGCCATTTCAGATCTATTTGCTTCACAAATACTTCTCGTCTTGCAAACGTCGAAATATATTTGAACGAATATAGAAAGGAGCTATTCTGTGGCAAAGAAGAAACACCTAACTCT GGCATAGCTGCATCTAGTGTACCAACAAGGCTTCCAACAACTTTGAACAACCTCAAACATATCACGTTGAATGAAATTTGCTTTGGGGAGCGAGATGAGGTCTCTGTTCTTATTTGCTTAATCAGAAGCTCTCCGAACTtggaaaaaattactattgaa GCATTTCCTGGTGCGACTTCTGCTATTCCTATAGATCTAGATTTTTCAGAA GCAATGCTTATCGAGCTGAACTCATCACATGTTGATGCTGATGAATTGCGAATTGTGAAAGAATTGACAAGACTTCGATGTGCATCACCCCAAGCAGAAATGAACATCGTATCAAGAGATGATCAAGATTGA
- the LOC131309387 gene encoding uncharacterized protein LOC131309387, which translates to MHLDSSFLESFAAGHIPERIPSTLNRLKFLALFDVCYDILDHVSRALCLLRSFPNLERVEISIYDDVPNRDPVLRKVKIRDFSGAESEMHFAKILLAHSTVLEKMEIFHNPDISDVGVAMLDELTRCPKASPKVEVVYMPQGPDYTWILKFIRFYPT; encoded by the exons ATGCACTTGGATAGCTCCTTTTTGGAG TCATTTGCTGCAGGTCACATTCCCGAGAGAATTCCAAGCACCTTGAACCGTCTCAAATTTCTTGCTTTATTTGATGTCTGTTATGATATTCTTGATCACGTCTCACGCGCTCTTTGCTTGCTTAGAAGCTTCCCAAATTTAGAGAGAGTTGAAATCAGT ATTTATGATGATGTTCCCAATCGAGATCCTGTT CTTCGAAAAGTGAAGATCCGGGACTTTTCAGGTGCAGAATCTGAAATGCACTTTGCAAAGATTCTTTTGGCACATTCAACCGTACTCGAGAAGATGGAAATATTTCACAATCCAGATATTTCTGATGTAGGAGTTGCGATGTTAGACGAGTTGACACGATGTCCTAAAGCATCTCCGAAAGTAGAAGTTGTGTACATGCCGCAGGGTCCTGATTATACTTGGATACTCAAGTTTATCAGATTTTATCCCACCTAA
- the LOC131310487 gene encoding F-box/FBD/LRR-repeat protein At1g13570-like, whose protein sequence is MMRNWRSTPDIISNLPSNIMETILKYLPLRDAGRTSVLSRRWRYKWVTLPQLVFQNQFFVSSGDTEKIKVIIYQVLLLHQGPLVEFKLCNPPFGSCLDINNWIPMLSKKNIQEFTLCLDLGPRHELRCDLFSFLRLKHLTLCGCVFKPPPAFKGFTRLVNLNLWNVNITPEMVG, encoded by the coding sequence ATGATGAGGAATTGGAGATCTACTCCAGATATAATCAGTAATCTTCCAAGCAATATCATGGAAACTATTCTCAAGTACTTGCCATTGCGGGATGCAGGGAGGACAAGTGTCTTGTCAAGAAGATGGAGGTACAAATGGGTAACACTCCCGCAACTGGTATTTCAAAACCAGTTCTTTGTAAGCTCGGGGGATACTGAAAAAATCAAGGTAATTATTTACCAAGTTCTATTGCTTCATCAAGGACCATTAGTTGAATTCAAGCTTTGTAATCCCCCATTTGGAAGTTGTCTTGATATCAATAATTGGATTCCTATGCTGTCGAAGAAAAATATCCAGGAGTTCACCCTTTGTCTTGATTTGGGCCCGCGCCATGAGTTGCGTTGTGACCTATTTTCTTTCCTGCGACTGAAACATTTGACTCTCTGTGGGTGTGTATTCAAACCACCTCCTGCATTCAAGGGATTTACCAGGCTTGTCAATCTTAATCTCTGGAATGTAAATATTACTCCTGAAATGGTCGGATGA